Proteins from a genomic interval of Medicago truncatula cultivar Jemalong A17 chromosome 3, MtrunA17r5.0-ANR, whole genome shotgun sequence:
- the LOC120579474 gene encoding uncharacterized protein has translation MIQDDQEEARILSVGDIKTPLVPIHVKMCRATLFNHNHEACDICLMDPRGCVQVQNDVQGLLNRRELVVTREPESKDVCVVTPVFRARRPLVINPNSTKPVGTPLVIYVPRPTPTTAQKAVPYKYEGTILEPGSETTSPVAVDNIAENSRILRSGCILPTVGPKSVSVPFDEPVKERNAGKGKAGEQAKEFDFEDADEVLKLIKKSEYMVVDQLLQTPAKISIMALLSSSGAHRDALRKVLDQAFVDYDVTLGQFESIVGNVTACNSLAFSDEDLPAEGNKHNQALLISVLCRTDSLSNVLIDTGSALNVMPKSTLDQLAYSEAPLRLSKVTVRAFDGTRRSVYGEVDLPISVGPHEFQVTFQVMEIQASFSCLLGRPWIHDAGAVTSTLHQKLKFVSRGKLITVSGESAFLISNLSAFSVIGGSGSDGPSFQGFSVEESVGKIETCMASLKDARRVIQEGKTEGWGQLVELPENKRKEGIGFLNSKPGMFDPTRGSFHSAGFIHDSPETNAILDDAPGGVPPVFVTPGGACCNWIAVDIPSVTPRSKLNISESVEHSDPMLSPNFEVPVYEAVVEEDEEIPNEIKWMLEQERKTIQPHQEEIEIINLGTEEDKKEIKIGASLDVSVKKRVIELIREYVDIFAWSYKDMPGLDPDVVEHRLPLKPECPPLANIVPVPKKDGKVRMCVDYRDLNKASPKDNFPLPHIDVLVDNTAKCKVFSFMDGFSGYNQIRMAPEDREKTSFITPWGAFCYVVMPFGLINAGATYQRGFIVSQKGIEVDPDKVRAIREMPVPKTEKQVRGFLGRLNYISRFISHMTATCGPIFKLLRKDQGVKWNDDCQKAFDQIKEYLLEPPILVPPVDGRPLIMYLTVLEDSMGCVLGQQDETGNKEHAIYYLSKKFTDCESRYSMDPIKYIFEKPALTGRIARWQMLLSEYDIEYRTQKAIKGSILAEHLAHQPIEDYQPIKFDFPDEEVMYLKAKDCDEPVFGEGPDPESEWGLIFDGAVNVYGSGIGAVLITPKGTHIPFTARLRFDCTNNIAEYEACIMGIEEAIDLRIKKIVIYGDSALVINQIKGEWETRHPGLIPYRDYARRLLTFFNKVELHHVPRDENQMADALATLSSMINVNGHNIVPVINVQFLDRPAYVFVAEAIDDDKPWYHDIQVFLQTQKYPPGASNKDKKTLRKLSSRFFLNEDVLYKRNFDGVLLRCVDKHEAEKLMREIHEGSFGTHSCGHAMAKKILRAGYYWITMHADCYNHAKRCHKCQIYADKIHIPPSMLNVISSPWPFSMWGIDMIGRIEPKASNGHRFILVAIDYFTKWVFLTGERSRPRLAFSFPLLLLVRAEDAGEVGGCSGEEGREGGYGDRGGGEGFLTGERSRPRLAFSFPLLLLVRAEDAGEVGGCSGEEGREGGYGDRGGGEGEDEDIL, from the exons ATGATTCAAGACGATCAGGAAGAGGCTCGCATTCTCTCTGTAGGTGATATCAAGACTCCTCTGGTACCGATACATGTGAAAATGTGTAGAGCAACTCTCTTCAACCACAATCATGAAGCTTGTGACATATGTTTGATGGATCCTCGTGGATGTGTACAAGTCCAGAATGATGTGCAGGGTCTCCTAAATAGAAGGGAACTTGTGGTTACAAGGGAACCCGAGAGCAAGGACGTCTGTGTTGTCACTCCGGTATTCAGAGCCAGGAGGCCGCTGGTGATAAACCCTAACAGTACAAAGCCCGTTGGTACTCCCTTGGTAATCTATGTGCCTAGGCCCACGCCTACTACTGCTCAGAAAGCTGTACCCTACAAGTATGAAGGCACGATTCTAGAGCCCGGAAGTGAGACAACTTCACCTGTTGCTGTGGATAATATCGCAGAGAATAGCCGGATTTTGAGGAGTGGCTGCATCCTTCCTACGGTGGGTCCGAAGAGTGTTAGTGTTCCGTTCGATGAGCCAGTAAAAGAACGAAACGCCGGTAAAGGTAAAGCTGGGGAGCAGGCCAAAGAGTTTGACTTTGAGGATGCCGATGAAGTCTTGAAGCTGATCAAGAAGAGTGAATACATGGTGGTGGACCAGCTGTTACAAACTCCTGCGAAGATTTCCATCATGGCCCTGTTGTCAAGTTCTGGTGCTCATCGGGATGCCCTGAGGAAAGTACTAGACCAGGCatttgtggattatgatgtaacTCTGGGTCAATTCGAAAGCATTGTGGGGAATGTGACCGCGTGTAACAGTCTGgctttcagtgatgaagatctCCCGGCGGAGGGGAATAAGCATAATCAAGCATTACTCATCTCTGTACTTTGCAGAACGGACTCGTTATCCAACGTCCTGATAGATACCGGCTCTGCACTTaatgtgatgcccaagtcaactctCGACCAATTGGCGTACTCCGAGGCTCCTTTGAGACTTAGCAAGGTGACGGTGAGGGCCTTCGATGGAACTAGGAGATCGGTATATGGTGAGGTAGATTTGCCAATTTCGGTCGGCCCACATGAATTTCAGGTTACTTTCCAAGTCATGGAAATCCAGGCTTCTTTCAGCTGTTTGCTCGGCAGACCCTGGATTCATGACGCTGGGGCTGTGACATCTACTCTCcatcagaaattgaagtttgtaagTCGTGGAAAGTTGATCACTGTGAGTGGCGAATCGGCCTTTTTAATCAGCAATTTGTCTGCTTTCTCTGTTATCGGTGGTAGTGGTTCAGACGGGCCATCATTCCAAGGGTTCTCTGTCGAAGAAAGTGTCGGTAAGATTGAGACTTGTATGGCTTCGTTGAAGGATGCCCGGAGAGTAATTCAGGAAGGCAAAACCGAAGGCTGGGGTCAGCTAGTGGAGTTGCCAGAAAACAAGCGTAAAGAGGGAATTGGTTTCCTTAACAGTAAGCCTGGGATGTTCGACCCTACCAGAGGTTCTTTCCACAGTGCTGGTTTCATTCATGATTCGCCAGAGACCAATGCAATTTTAGATGATGCACCTGGAGGAGTGCCACCGGTCTTTGTGACGCCTGGAGGAGCTTGCTGCAACTGGATTGCTGTTGACATTCCTTCTGTGACACCCCGCTCTAA ACTGAACATAAGTGAATCCGTTGAACACAGTGACCCCATGctttctcccaactttgaggtcCCGGTTTACGAGGCTGTGGTAGAGGAGGATGAAGAGATCCCAAATGAGATCAAGTGGATGTTGGAACAAGAAAGGAAGACAATTCAACCTCATCAGGAAGAGATAGAAATCATCAATCTGGGTACTGaggaagacaagaaagaaatcaagattggggcATCGTTGGATGTATCTGTCAAGAAAAGAGTAATTGAGCTTATCAGAGAATATGTTGATATATTCGCATGGTCATACAAAGACATGCCGGGTCTAGACCCTGATGTCGTTGAACACAGACTGCCTTTGAAGCCTGAGTGTCCTCCG TTGGCCAACAtagtgcctgttccaaagaaagatggcaaagtcagaatgtgtgttgattatCGGGACTTGAACAAGGCTAGTCCGAAGGATAATTTTCCTTTACCTCACATTGACGTATTGGTTGATAATACTGCTAAGTGCAAGgttttctccttcatggacggtttttccggcTACAATCAGATCAGGATGGCTCCTGAGGacagagaaaagacatctttcatCACGCCCTGGGGTGCTTTCTGCTATGTGGTGATGccatttggtttgataaatgctggtgccactTACCAAAGGG GCTTTATCGTCAGTCAAAAGGGTATTGAAGTTGATCCCGACAAGGTCAGAGCCATCAGAGAAATGCCTGTTCcaaagacagagaagcaagtcagaggttttctTGGTAGACTCAATTATATCTCCAGATTTATCTCTCACATGACCGCCACATGTGGACCAATTTTCAAGTTACTCCGCAAGGATCAAGGGGTGAAGTGGAATGATGATTGTCAGAAGGCTTTTGATCAAATCAAAGAATATCTGTTAGAACCTCCAATTCTTGTTCCTCCAGTTGACGGaagacctttgatcatgtatttaacagTACTGGAAGATTCCATGGGCTGTGTTttgggtcaacaagatgaaaccggaaatAAAGAGCACGCTATCTACTATTTGAGTAAGAAGTTCACTGATTGTGAGTCCCGATATTCT aTGGATCCtatcaagtacatatttgagaagccAGCTTTAACTGGAAGGATTGCTCGCTGGCAGATgttattgtccgagtatgatatcGAGTATCGCACTCAGaaagcaatcaaaggtagcatcttGGCAGAACATTTGGCTCATCAACCAATCGAAgactatcaaccaatcaaattcgACTTCCCAGATGAAGAGGTTATGTATCTAAAAGCAAAAGATTGTGACGAACCAGTGTTCGGTGAAGGTCCTGATCCGGAATCCGAAtggggtttgatatttgatggagCTGTTAATGTCTATGGAAGTGGAATTGGTGCGGTACTCATTACCCCTAAGGgtactcacatcccttttactgcGAGGTTACGTTTTGATTGCACAAACAACATCGCAGAGTACGAAGCTTGCATCATGGGTATCGAGGAAGCCATCGATTTGAGGATCaagaaaattgtcatttatGGAGATTCCGCTCTTGTgattaaccagatcaaaggagAATGGGAAACTCGTCATCCTGGATTGATTCCCTACAGAGATTATGCAAGGCGTTTGctgactttcttcaacaaagtagAGTTACATCATGTGCCCCGCgatgagaatcaaatggcaGATGCTTTAGCTACTCTATCCTCAATGATCAATGTGAATGGTCACAATATTGTGCCAGTAATCAATGTCCAATTTCTCGACCGACCTGCTTATGTGTTTGTAGCTGAAGCAATTGATGATGACAAGCCATGGTATCATGATATCCAAGTTTTCCTTCAAACTCAAAAGTACCCACCTGGGGCATCCAACAAGGACAAGAAAACATTGAGAAAATTGTCAAGCCGTTTCTTCCTTAACGAAGACGTTTTGTATAAAAGGAACTTTGATGGGGTCCTACTTAGATGTGTGGATAAGCATGAAGCAGAAAAATTGATGCGCGAGATTCATGAAGGCTCTTTCGGAACTCACTCATGTGGGCACGCCATGGCGAAGAAGATATTGAGAGCTGGGTACTACTGGATAACAATGCACGCTGATTGCTACAATCATGCCAAgagatgccacaaatgtcaaatctatgctgacaaGATTCATATACCACCATCTATGCTCAATGTCATCTCTTCCCCGTGGCccttctctatgtggggcattgacatgattggtCGGATTGAACCAAAAGCTTCCAATGGACATCGTTTCATATTAGTGGCTATCGATtatttcaccaagtgg